In the Colletotrichum lupini chromosome 1, complete sequence genome, one interval contains:
- a CDS encoding seryl-tRNA synthetase, which produces MSSSAAPSLAHRSIANIRTETGSGISGGPASPHTPSRIISSTFGSPSSLRAEEDIIVIELGSRFIKLGFAGEPAPKAVLSLGPEQLRRVGDFRTWDPDHKDDWHRRPTGKTWGDDHELWQYDAPIVSLMSSAVTSVVGAGTRSALVVDLGWAETSVTSVYEYREIRTTRTTRAGKMLVNETHNMLQDALSTSSAHSQKTRREREQGRHSLSFVECEEVACRLVWCRQVKRGDLPSIRRPEQQQPGGEALPTVEEQDESSPTSPIEEERSDSNVEVLIHSVEPAENLTLPFQQLSEPCENTYFAPHYSRSSFDDDELPIHHLIYQHLVQLPIDARAVCMSRIVFIGGCSRVIGLKRRIFDELSKLVHERGWDPVQGRAPKQYENNALLKRGSRRATEGPTEIEPPARETEERRVTGEDEPRSAADVIEDSLRKRDSHHPKIQGTLRPLGSLGPWGGASLACQLKVMAMANIDRELWLQQGVNGASRPSEVDVKAQQRQSMGPGGLMRGAGDVKRPSTAPKPIIDIRHIRENPELHEQNCLERNYVQQSKSPARINEIFAHWQALQKDSRAVRERSNLLRRQIANPASTSGDDNAEFNEIRSKTRDELLDEARVLKQKLAAVEQDEAKLVEEMEGLALAIPNLTSDVTPVGDEPRLLSYINEHPHETPSASDKVWRSHVHIGSELGLLDFAGAGTVSGWGWYYLLDEAAQLEQALVQYALAVATRHGWRQVAPPSVVYSHVAAACGFQPRDQNGEQQIYSLAQSAADAERGKPELSLAGTSEIPLAGMKAETTLDATELPAKRVAVSRCYRAEAGARGASTKGLYRVHEFTKVEMFAWTAPDADETVDVFEEMLDIQTEILGSLGLHCRVLEMPTADLGASAVRKCDIEAFFPSRQEQNDGWGEVTSASICTDYQTRRLATRAKIDGKLTFPWTVNGTALAVPRVLAALLEAGWNEQEMSVSIPACLQPWMEGKEKIVRKTIS; this is translated from the exons ATGTCATCCTCCGCAGCACCGAGCCTCGCCCACCGATCCATTGCCAACATCCGAACCGAGACGGGTTCTGGCATCAGCGGCGGCCCTGCAAGTCCACACACCCCTTCTCGCATTATCTCTTCAACATTTGGCTCCCCGTCCAGTCTACGCGCCGAGGAAGACATCATCGTCATAGAGCTGGGCTCTCGCTTCATTAAACTCGGGTTCGCCGGAGAGCCAGCACCGAAGGCCGTGCTATCCCTAGGTCCTGAACAACTACGCCGCGTAGGCGACTTCCGCACGTGGGACCCAGATCACAAGGATGATTGGCATCGTCGTCCAACGGGCAAGACTTGGGGAGACGACCATGAGCTATGGCAATATGAT GCACCGATTGTATCTTTGATGTCATCTGCAGTCACGTCGGTTGTGGGAGCTGGCACTCGGTCAGCACTGGTCGTGGATCTTGGCTGGGCTGAGACCAGTGTGACGAGCGTCTACGAATACCGCGAGATCCGCACCACAAGAACTACCCGCGCAGGCAAGATGCTGGTCAACGAGACACACAATATGTTGCAAGATGCACTATCGACTTCATCAGCGCACTCGCAGAAGACCCGTCGGGAAAGGGAACAAGGGCGGCACTCTCTGAGTTTTGTGGAGTGCGAAGAAGTCGCCTGTCGCCTTGTCTGGTGTCGCCAAGTCAAGCGTGGCGATCTCCCAAGTATCAGGCGGCCGGAGCAACAGCAACCTGGAGGAGAGGCATTGCCTACGGTCGAGGAGCAGGACGAATCCTCGCCAACTTCTCCCATCGAAGAAGAGCGGTCTGACAGCAATGTCGAGGTTTTGATCCATTCCGTGGAACCAGCGGAGAACCTGACTTTACCATTCCAACAACTGTCCGAGCCGTGCGAAAACACCTACTTTGCGCCACACTACTCACGTAGTAGCTTCGATGATGACGAGCTCCCTATTCATCACCTTATTTACCAACACCTAGTCCAGCTTCCGATTGATGCTCGAGCAGTGTGCATGTCGCGCATTGTATTCATTGGCGGCTGTTCTAGAGTCATAGGCTTGAAGCGGAGGATATTCGACGAGCTGTCGAAACTCGTCCACGAGCGTGGTTGGGACCCCGTTCAGGGGCGTGCACCAAAGCAGTACGAGAACAATGCGTTGCTGAAGAGAGGCAGCCGACGTGCAACCGAAGGTCCTACAGAGATTGAGCCGCCCGCAAGGGAGACGGAAGAACGTAGAGTTACGGGCGAAGATGAGCCTCGAAGCGCAGCGGATGTCATTGAGGACTCCTTGAGGAAGCGAGATAGCCACCATCCTAAAATTCAAGGCACCCTTCGACCTCTGGGTTCTCTCGGGCCGTGGGGAGGAGCCAGCTTGGCATGCCAGCTCAAAGTTATGGCGATGGCTAATATTGACCGCGAGCTGTGGCTGCAACAAGGAGTCAACGGGGCTTCACGGCCGAGTGAAGTTGACGTCAAGGCTCAGCAGCGGCAAAGCATGGGACCCGGTGGACTGATGCGAGGAGCTGGAG ACGTCAAGCGGCCCTCGACCGCGCCAAAACCCATCATCGACATCAGACATATCAGGGAAAACCCGGAACTACACGAGCAAAATTGTCTCGAGCGCAACTACGTCCAACAGAGCAAGAGCCCCGCCCGCATCAACGAAATTTTTGCGCACTGGCAGGCCCTGCAAAAGGACAGCCGCGCCGTTCGCGAGAGGTCTAACTTGTTGCGCCGCCAGATCGCCAACCCGGCGTCCACCAGCGGCGACGACAATGCCGAATTTAACGAGATCCGGAGCAAGACCCGCGACGAGCTGCTGGACGAGGCCCGCGTGCTCAAGCAGAAGCTCGCGGCCGTGGAGCAGGACGAGGCCAAGCTCGTCGAGGAGATGGAAGGGCTCGCCCTCGCCATCCCCAACCTCACCAGCGACGTCACCCCCGTCGGCGACGAGCCGCGGCTTTTGAGTTACATCAACGAGCACCCCCACGAGACGCCCAGCGCCTCGGACAAGGTGTGGCGGTCCCACGTCCACATCGGCTCGGAGCTGGGCCTCCTCGACTTCGCCGGCGCGGGCACCGTCTCGGGCTGGGGCTGGTACTACCTCCTCGACGAGGCCGCGCAGCTGGAGCAGGCCCTCGTGCAGTACGCCCTCGCCGTCGCCACGCGGCACGGCTGGCGCCAGGTCGCACCGCCCAGCGTCGTCTACAGCCACGTTGCCGCCGCCTGCGGCTTCCAGCCGCGCGACCAAAACGGCGAGCAGCAGATCTACAGCCTCGCGCAGTCCGCCGCCGACGCCGAGCGCGGCAAGCCAGAGCTCTCCCTCGCCGGCACGTCAGAGATCCCGCTGGCCGGCATGAAGGCCGAGACTACCCTCGACGCCACGGAGCTGCCCGCGAAACGCGTTGCCGTCTCCCGGTGCTACCGCGCCGAGGCCGGCGCGCGCGGCGCGAGCACAAAGGGCCTCTACCGCGTCCACGAGTTTACCAAGGTCGAAATGTTCGCCTGGACCGCGCCCGACGCCGACGAGACGGTCGACGTCTTTGAGGAGATGCTCGACATCCAGACCGAGATCCTCGGGTCCCTGGGCTTGCACTGCCGCGTCCTCGAGATGCCGACCGCCGACCTCGGCGCCTCCGCCGTACGCAAGTGCGACATTGAGGCCTTCTTCCCGTCTCGCCAGGAGCAGAACGATGGCTGGGGCGAGGTCACGTCCGCCAGCATCTGCACCGACTACCAGACGCGCAGGCTCGCCACGCGAGCAAAGATTGACGGCAAGCTCACCTTCCCCTGGACCGTCAACGGCACGGCTCTCGCCGTCCCGAGAGTGCTGGCTGCGCTCCTGGAGGCCGGATGGAACGAGCAGGAAATGTCCGTCTCCATTCCGGCTTGCCTGCAGCCGTGGATGgaaggaaaggaaaagatTGTTCGGAAGACTATCTCATAG
- a CDS encoding chromosome segregation ATPase has translation MSSDQGRALVPILMKTRWDSSDPDRAPPPLPMNPQSPVTTSRKGTSVAIQSAHAALNERARESAMLPAPLTKRNTETSPERSLIKGSHHKRMQSLQPGNVRDLSLLLESGQQSNPPSPTKSPERTRPSTPAANRRDSFADTRRDSFADSRRDSFADLRSTEREATTPSSVQSQTPVVRPTIKRQQQSILGENTPPQSATMLAIQNMPLQGQQDKENVANGSTALVKAPQQVEALSGQILSLTSIATALQKDMAQLSRRSRDNATDLLSLKEATKARDEDIRKSLRELINNAQDAAASSRPSSRDPFVNSLFLDTKPHHTSPPPSKAGRPFSLPRIPSPNSFAASIDRDALSTPSLCNSNTNSNSESPTTIAILDKIIRDMGTKEGHDLLLARLTDVAEKLAGVAPASKVEELIQLVKTKPADAMISRSGGGHGESTRNMPRAAVFDDDNSTMDFDYDPGYASQLTHRSERALHNEPASRSAASGNASEIVSDEVLKIIRTVKDSVAQGGGLTAEVKALVRELRGEVLGMGREIGRRLDEAQAQSKSEEPSTDNDEVSKIVHEGIEQMRENMDELLREHRRQSANSVASRAPAIDYQEIYNAMRAALRDSQASQEKEPDLNREDVIEAVRDAWENYKPETENQDPGLGREEILEYLKEGLQDYVDRDQEPVGASREEVFQAVVEGLKHFSPPRVETPTSLSRDEILEAVRECLEEFEFPVAPSAFTQELTREDMLHAVKEGLSGYDLPTAGALVPHQSNNEEVVTRLQDILEYMRGEFRAVTEDAKVNAAANGRDTEQILDATKDGLEKLRADMEAYVSHLSGSTAGQEEITQTLVDTLDTFRDEMAMLVDRVSSDSRSTIESHMESLRDTVNSSMVPVTPQVNQKEIIEAVRDGIDSVRGELRRPFAGVTDILDALHDGLADLRISIDKVANRPADLTANDEVLDALKAGLDNVRSEIDGLRELQGQNDKALTTMHDGAVVPVPADALKQDDIKNLEVLITQLRIKIEAMEPANADPVAKDDLTRMEDMLRSLQESASKDDMLRLEDMLRLVQESVSKDETSRIEEVLLNAQSSVTKEDITRLEEAILPIQEWVKSKESPVSTDASTKEDVQAIETILRNTKGRLDDLIDNEQAVRKEHLDSLENTILETREAINLITTQLDTLPKKDDVTSVEALVTQVAAGFEEMKESAAKQLEDPERVTKTDVEAVEAACHDIKDVFDQLLKTEIATLVTKEDLKKTETTLEELKGPLEALVVLEGLKEGLQEGMKAPLDELKTELKTEITTPIEELKAPLEELKTRLDSLVESHDKGSEERQAEIVGVSERVTEVKTFLEEFQGLVKGKLEEGATGVESLSKLLEGVSTAVENNASVNQDLKDLSDTMKLEFEESKAAVVGAKLESDEKFQQTTDALSAKIEEKVTELMTKYDEFHVALDDRAKAGEARDASTEEAVLGTKAVAEELKSLVDTLGAAVTDSMEKMEEASKTVFTRVEDLMTKSEENHTDGKADHQQTRDHLKQAVDAVEIIQGQLVESQPQILESIKDVLLIVGQHYDYAKTSTNDIQKTIEDAKPVELALPPIPDKYDDTVVLEKLTKLIEHSEVPVEKYDDAGVHEKLDKLVEHASVPAEKYDDAPVHEKLDKIVEHVSTPAEKYDDTPVHEKLDKLVEHSQVPVEKYDDAPVHEKLDKLVEQQLLIPTEKYDDAPVHEKLDKLVEHSQIPVEKYDDAPVHEKLDMLVEHSQVPVEKYDDAPVHEKLDKLSEQQLLIPTEKYDDTVVQEKLDRIAEYQSLLPTEKYDDAAVQEKLDMLACGQSLIPTEKYDDTPVHEKLDKLAEQQLLIPTEKYDDTIIREQLGVLAEQQLLIPTEKYDDAALQDKLDKLAEQQALIPTDKYDDVAVHVKLDELVDHSHAAEKAFGQLDTLEKVHQQVIQTATDISLFLASQTKKIKEEEDDREQFLQEVNIDLERKLALKEQIEASLLDLKQEEERLRASVLGLRTEQESLIRQKTRLTGDVSSLETALHIRRDELHDMESRAEGLERRILEGVMDHSRVLLMSKATKGRDAMSRKRVRDQKPGQENEVPEKPASPAVNLALSAKRNLKPPSQAGAARRILSLSQITNNVPTGGVQRSQSVRTAGARGHRKSSWAGGFSKGYGDLDKENISLKETEEENMPSSTPVMHEEPAGADDPSDTETLRRSSHGSRMSRGSRGTTVVTESTENYTGDGDYSDYYDDNHSDLQSDLQSEWTESVVSSNVSSNVSSDLGSDLSQETLNNEVAA, from the exons ATGTCTTCTGATCAAGGCAGAGCTCTGGTCCCCAT ACTGATGAAGACCAGGTGGGACAGCTCAGATCCCGACAGGGCACCACCGCCCTTGCCCATGAACCCGCAATCGCCAGTTACAACCTCTAGGAAAGGAACTTCCGTTGCTATTCAGTCTGCTCACGCTGCTCTAAACGAAAGAGCTCGTGAGAGCGCCATGCTTCCGGCGCCCTTGACCAAAAGGAATACCGAAACATCCCCCGAACGTTCTCTTATCAAAGGATCGCACCACAAACGCATGCAGTCCCTACAACCAGGAAACGTCAGAGACCTCAGCCTGCTCTTGGAGAGTGGCCAGCAATCCAACCCCCCTTCGCCGACAAAATCCCCTGAGCGGACACGCCCTTCTACGCCGGCGGCCAACAGAAGGGACAGCTTCGCCGACACAAGAAGAGACAGTTTCGCCGATAGCAGGAGAGATAGCTTTGCAGATCTGAGATCGACGGAGAGAGAGGCCACCACGCCTTCATCAGTTCAAAGTCAGACGCCGGTCGTACGTCCGACGATAAAAAGACAACAACAAAGCATCTTGGGCGAAAACACACCTCCGCAATCTGCTACCATGCTTGCAATACAAAATATGCCGCTTCAAGGTCAGCAGGACAAGGAGAATGTCGCAAATGGCTCTACTGCACTCGTCAAGGCTCCTCAACAGGTCGAAGCTCTTTCGGGGCAGATTCTAAGTCTCACTAGCATCGCGACAGCTCTCCAAAAAGACATGGCCCAGTTGAGCCGAAGAAGCCGTGACAATGCCACCGACTTGCTGAGTTTGAAGGAAGCGACAAAAGCTCGGGACGAGGATATCCGTAAGAGCTTGCGCGAACTTATCAATAATGCCCAGGATGCTGCTGCAAGCAGCAGGCCAAGCTCCCGCGACCCCTTCGTCAACAGCTTGTTCCTCGATACCAAGCCCCACCACACCTCCCCTCCACCAAGCAAAGCTGGAcgccccttttctctacctAGAATCCCTTCACCGAACAGCTTTGCGGCATCTATCGATCGAGATGCCTTGAGCACACCATCGCTCTGCAACTCCAACACCAACTCCAACTCGGAGTCTCCGACTACCATTGCGATACTGGACAAGATTATCAGAGACATGGGCACGAAAGAGGGACATGACCTGCTTCTTGCTCGCCTGACCGACGTTGCCGAGAAGCTTGCTGGAGTGGCGCCCGCTTCGAAGGTTGAGGAGCTGATCCAGCTCGTCAAGACTAAGCCAGCTGATGCCATGATCTCGCGAAGCGGCGGCGGTCATGGAGAGAGCACCAGGAATATGCCTCGTGCAGCTGTGTTTGACGACGACAACAGCACTATGGACTTTGATTACGACCCTGGATATGCAAGTCAGCTGACCCATCGATCGGAGAGGGCCTTGCATAATGAGCCCGCCTCGAGATCTGCGGCATCTGGCAATGCTTCTGAGATCGTCAGTGACGAAGTGCTCAAGATCATCCGTACCGTTAAGGACAGCGTAGCACAAGGGGGCGGTCTCACCGCAGAAGTCAAGGCTCTTGTCCGGGAGCTACGTGGCGAAGTGCTGGGTATGGGACGGGAGATTGGAAGGAGACTGGACGAAGCTCAGGCACAATCAAAGTCTGAAGAACCCTCGACTGATAATGATGAAGTTTCGAAGATCGTCCACGAGGGAATCGAGCAGATGAGAGAGAACATGGACGAGCTTCTCCGTGAGCATCGACGCCAGTCCGCCAACTCTGTGGCCTCAAGAGCACCAGCAATCGACTATCAAGAAATATATAATGCCATGAGAGCAGCGCTTCGAGACTCCCAAGCATCGCAGGAGAAAGAGCCTGATCTGAATCGGGAGGATGTCATCGAGGCTGTCAGGGACGCCTGGGAAAACTACAAGCCCGAGACTGAGAACCAAGATCCTGGTCTTGGACGCGAAGAGATCCTCGAGTACCTCAAAGAGGGATTGCAGGACTATGTCGACAGGGACCAGGAGCCTGTGGGAGCTTCGCGAGAAGAGGTGTTCCAAGCAGTTGTCGAGGGTCTCAAGCATTTTTCGCCTCCACGCGTCGAGACACCCACAAGCCTCTCACGAGACGAGATTCTGGAAGCCGTTCGCGAGTGCTTAGAGGAGTTCGAGTTCCCTGTTGCCCCCTCAGCGTTCACACAAGAACTCACCCGAGAGGACATGCTTCATGCGGTCAAGGAAGGCCTCAGCGGCTACGATCTGCCTACCGCCGGAGCTCTCGTACCGCACCAGAGCAACAATGAAGAAGTCGTCACTCGTTTGCAGGATATTCTTGAGTACATGCGCGGAGAGTTCCGAGCAGTGACAGAGGATGCGAAAGTGAACGCCGCCGCCAATGGACGTGACACTGAGCAGATTTTAGACGCTACTAAGGACGGTCTGGAGAAGCTTCGTGCCGACATGGAAGCATATGTCAGTCATCTCAGTGGCAGCACCGCCGGGCAGGAAGAAATCACCCAAACTCTTGTCGACACATTAGATACCTTCAGAGATGAGATGGCTATGCTGGTCGACCGCGTTTCGAGCGATTCCAGGTCGACAATCGAGTCACACATGGAGTCACTACGCGACACCGTCAACTCCTCCATGGTGCCGGTCACTCCACAAGTCAACCAGAAGGAGATCATCGAAGCCGTGAGAGATGGAATCGACAGTGTGCGTGGCGAGTTGCGCCGACCCTTCGCCGGCGTCACGGACATTCTAGATGCTCTCCACGATGGCTTGGCCGATCTGCGCATCAGCATTGACAAGGTCGCGAACCGGCCAGCGGATCTCACAGCCAATGATGAAGTCCTCGACGCATTGAAAGCCGGGCTGGACAATGTCCGCTCAGAAATCGATGGTCTCCGAGAACTGCAAGGCCAGAACGACAAAGCATTGACGACCATGCATGACGGCGCTGTTGTGCCAGTCCCAGCCGATGCCCTCAAGCAGGATGACATCAAAAACCTTGAGGTTCTCATCACTCAGCTCCGGATCAAGATCGAGGCCATGGAACCCGCGAACGCCGATCCTGTCGCCAAAGATGATCTCACTCGTATGGAGGACATGCTTCGTTCTCTCCAGGAATCTGCATCCAAGGACGACATGCTCCGTCTCGAGGACATGCTTCGACTCGTACAAGAGTCGGTCTCCAAGGACGAGACTTCCCGGATCGAAGAAGTCCTGCTTAACGCCCAGAGCTCAGTCACCAAGGAGGATATAACCCGTCTGGAAGAGGCGATTCTGCCCATCCAGGAGTGGGTCAAGTCCAAGGAAAGCCCTGTCAGCACCGATGCTTCAACAAAGGAGGACGTCCAAGCGATTGAAACCATCCTTCGTAATACTAAGGGTCGGCTGGACGACCTCATTGACAACGAGCAAGCCGTGCGAAAGGAACATCTAGACAGCTTGGAGAACACCATACTGGAAACCAGGGAAGCCATCAATCTCATCACTACGCAGCTGGATACTCTCCCGAAGAAGGATGACGTGACATCCGTTGAAGCATTGGTAACACAGGTTGCTGCAGGCTTTGAAGAAATGAAAGAGAGCGCTGCCAAGCAATTGGAGGATCCCGAGCGAGTCACCAAGACTGATGTCGAGGCTGTGGAAGCTGCTTGTCACGATATCAAGGACGTGTTCGATCAACTGCTCAAGACTGAGATCGCCACCCTCGTCACCAAGGAGGACCTGAAAAAGACAGAGACAACCTTGGAGGAGCTCAAAGGCCCCCTCGAGGCGTTGGTGGTCCTGGAGGGGCTCAAGGAAGGACTGCAAGAGGGTATGAAAGCCCCATTGGATGAGTTGAAGACGGAGCTCAAGACGGAGATCACGACCCCCATCGAGGAGCTCAAGGCTCCACTCGAAGAGCTCAAGACACGACTTGACTCCCTGGTCGAGTCGCACGACAAGGGAAGCGAGGAGCGCCAAGCCGAGATCGTTGGCGTTAGCGAACGTGTGACTGAAGTCAAGACCTTCCTCGAGGAGTTCCAGGGTTTGGTCAAGGGTAAACTCGAAGAGGGTGCCACTGGAGTCGAGAGCCTCTCAAAGTTGCTCGAGGGTGTGTCGACAGCAGTGGAGAACAACGCTTCCGTCAACCAAGACCTGAAGGACCTCTCCGATACGATGAAGCTAGAGTTTGAGGAGTCCAAGGCCGCCGTAGTCGGTGCTAAGCTGGAGTCAGACGAGAAGTTCCAGCAGACTACTGATGCCTTGAGCGCCAAGATTGAGGAGAAGGTCACGGAGTTGATGACCAAGTACGACGAGTTTCACGTTGCCCTTGACGATCGCGCCAAAGCTGGGGAGGCAAGAGATGCCAGCACCGAAGAGGCAGTCCTGGGTACCAAGGCTGTTGCGGAAGAGCTCAAGTCTCTCGTGGACACACTTGGTGCTGCTGTTACCGACTCGATGGAGAAGATGGAGGAGGCGTCCAAGACCGTATTCACCAGAGTTGAGGATCTCATGACCAAGTCTGAGGAGAACCACACAGATGGGAAGGCCGATCACCAGCAAACTCGGGATCACCTGAAGCAAGCTGTCGACGCCGTCGAAATCATTCAGGGACAGCTTGTTGAATCTCAACCTCAGATCTTGGAATCGATCAAAGATGTCTTGCTTATCGTTGGCCAACATTACGATTACGCCAAGACGTCAACGAATGATATTCAGAAGACAATTGAGGATGCCAAGCCAGTCGAGCTCGCTCTGCCACCAATCCCAGACAAGTATGACGACACTGTCGTTCTGGAGAAGCTTACCAAATTGATCGAGCATTCCGAGGTTCCAGTCGAAAAGTACGATGATGCAGGTGTTCATGAAAAGCTTGACAAGCTCGTTGAACATGCTTCTGTTCCTGCTGAGAAGTACGATGACGCGCCAGTACACGAGAAGCTTGACAAGATCGTGGAGCATGTTTCCACTCCGGCAGAGAAATACGACGACACGCCCGTTCATGAGAAGCTCGACAAGCTTGTAGAGCACTCTCAAGTACCAGTCGAAAAGTACGATGATGCGCCGGTCCACGAGAAACTTGACAAGCTCGTTGAACAGCAGCTGTTGATCCCGACCGAGAAGTACGACGACGCGCCGGTCCATGAGAAACTTGACAAACTCGTGGAGCACTCTCAGATACCTGTGGAGAAGTATGACGACGCGCCCGTTCACGAGAAACTCGACATGCTTGTGGAGCACTCTCAGGTGCCTGTTGAGAAGTACGATGACGCGCCGGTGCATGAGAAGCTTGACAAGCTCTCTGAACAGCAGCTGTTGATCCCGACCGAGAAGTACGACGACACAGTGGTCCAGGAAAAGCTGGACAGGATCGCTGAGTACCAGTCTCTGCTTCCGACCGAGAAGTACGACGATGCGGCAGTTCAAGAGAAGCTCGACATGCTTGCCTGTGGACAGTCATTGATCCCTACGGAGAAGTACGACGATACGCCAGTGCACGAGAAGCTGGACAAGCTTGCTGAACAGCAATTGTTGATCCCAACCGAGAAGTACGATGACACAATAATTCGGGAACAGCTCGGAGTTCTGGCTGAACAGCAGCTGCTGATTCCGACTGAGAAGTACGACGACGCAGCCCTGCAAGACAAGCTGGACAAGCTTGCCGAGCAGCAGGCATTGATCCCCACTGACAAGTACGACGATGTCGCCGTTCACGTCAAGCTGGACGAGCTCGTTGATCATAGTCATGCTGCTGAGAAGGCGTTTGGTCAGCTCGACACTCTTGAAAAGGTCCATCAGCAAGTAATCCAAACAGCCACGGACATCTCGCTCTTCCTTGCAAGCCAGACCAAGAAGATCaaagaggaggaagacgaCAGAGAGCAGTTTCTCCAGGAAGTGAACATTGATCTCGAGCGCAAGCTTGCTCTCAAGGAGCAGATCGAAGCTAGTCTGCTGGATCTGAAGCAAGAGGAAGAGAGACTCAGGGCTTCTGTTCTCGGGCTTCGGACGGAGCAAGAAAGTCTCATCCGGCAAAAGACAAGATTGACGGGCGATGTCTCGTCTCTCGAGACTGCACTGCATATCCGTCGGGACGAGCTTCACGACATGGAATCTCGTGCCGAGGGTTTGGAGCGCCGCATTCTAGAAGGGGTTATGGACCATTCCCGCGTACTGCTGATGTCAAAGGCAACCAAAGGGCGCGACGCTATGAGCCGTAAGCGTGTCCGGGACCAGAAGCCGGGTCAGGAGAATGAAGTCCCCGAGAAGCCTGCGTCTCCTGCTGTGAACTTGGCCCTTTCCGCGAAACGAAACCTGAAGCCTCCGTCGCAAGCAGGCGCTGCTCGCCGTATCTTATCCCTGAGCCAGATCACGAACAACGTGCCAACCGGTGGAGTTCAGCGCAGCCAGAGCGTCAGGACTGCCGGTGCTCGTGGTCATCGCAAGTCCAGTTGGGCTGGAGGCTTCTCGAAGGGCTACGGAGATCTCGACAAGGAGAATATTTCTTTGAAGGAGACGGAGGAGGAGAACATGCCTAGTTCCACGCCTGTTATGCACGAAGAACCAGCTGGGGCCGATGATCCCAGTGATACCGAGACGTTGCGTCGCAGTAGTCATGGCAGTCGTATGAGCCGTGGTAGCCGCGGTACAACGGTCGTGACAGAGAGTACCGAAAACTACACCGGCGACGGCGATTATTCGGACTATTACGACGACAACCACAGCGATTTGCAGAGTGACCTCCAAAGCGAGTGGACTGAGAGTGTCGTGAGCTCAAACGTCAGTTCTAATGTTAGTTCAGACCTCGGCTCCGACCTCAGTCAAGAAACTCTGAACAACGAAGTCGCGGCCTAG